In a genomic window of Myxococcaceae bacterium JPH2:
- a CDS encoding YfhO family protein, whose protein sequence is MGLAVVGGALGLTCLFFYRAVFTRDVFTARDMLLVYAPVRRYWAERVSRGEFPEWYPFDGLGQSFPGMVLSGVLHPSQLLGLVFSTGDAMKLTVLGCFPLALLGTYLLLREAQVPRAGAGMGAGVFAFSGYLVCITNNLGYLLAGATLPLALWAALRFIRAGGPGRAVLAGALLASVLLAGDTWTYALANAFVLLLASLGDDSIAVSVRARRSMMLVLVGALIAAPQLLAGSAVLAAGAPGASSLEDAQRWSLDPWRLLELGLGPFLANPAQERGVPEELVKGLLRTGGFSSLWVDSVFLGVPALVLALTGLRSLPRRAWLFVAAGIVLLLLAMGSALPLYRLLYGVLPLWRPFRYPEKLMVHVSLGAALLAGLGWKAVLENPARARWAAWASGAMALLGALMAGAEQWAGAWTTLCVRARWPTVAPEQLTHVSSAFTNAAWVACAIAGVTALLVRGLAESRVHRLALALVQGASVFVANEPLYIVGPPSLLETPPAFADVLRAIPAKDGAPHHRVASRVDRLNLPRFDAFEFQDSVALMSRASFTPNTPALWEIESAESYLPAASARLQHLEEDLPASFTALLPVYGVGYSVYAPEQYQRLATKPGPVVARDEAFGLWLVAHPNALPRVALVRPRCVLDADAALHLLMDPRFPITREAAVECGDAPLAHPEGAEGTVRIERFEPEHIALDVSATTDAVVLVNDAWQRGWEARQDGVPVPILPANVAVRAIPVSAGAHHVVLRYRAPGLREGLAVSLMTLMSLLVWTGWLRVRPHMRHRVRA, encoded by the coding sequence ATGGGGCTCGCGGTGGTGGGGGGCGCTCTCGGGTTGACGTGCCTCTTCTTCTATCGCGCGGTGTTCACGCGAGACGTCTTCACCGCGCGGGACATGCTGCTCGTCTACGCCCCCGTGCGCCGCTACTGGGCCGAGCGCGTGTCGCGGGGCGAGTTCCCTGAGTGGTATCCGTTCGACGGGCTCGGGCAGTCCTTCCCGGGCATGGTGCTGTCCGGAGTGCTCCACCCATCGCAGCTCCTCGGGTTGGTGTTCTCCACGGGCGACGCCATGAAGCTCACCGTCCTGGGCTGCTTCCCGCTCGCGCTCCTTGGGACGTACCTGTTGCTGCGCGAAGCCCAGGTTCCGCGAGCAGGCGCCGGGATGGGCGCGGGAGTGTTCGCGTTCAGCGGCTACCTCGTCTGCATCACCAACAACCTGGGGTATCTGCTGGCGGGGGCCACCCTGCCCCTCGCGCTGTGGGCCGCGCTGCGATTCATCCGAGCAGGAGGCCCGGGCCGCGCGGTGCTCGCGGGGGCATTGCTCGCCAGCGTGCTGCTGGCGGGCGACACCTGGACGTACGCGCTCGCGAATGCGTTCGTGCTGCTGCTCGCGAGCCTGGGAGATGACTCCATCGCGGTCTCCGTGCGGGCGCGCCGAAGCATGATGCTCGTCCTCGTGGGCGCGCTGATCGCCGCGCCGCAGCTCCTCGCGGGGAGCGCGGTCCTCGCGGCGGGGGCACCTGGGGCCAGTTCGCTCGAAGACGCTCAGCGCTGGTCGCTCGATCCATGGCGACTCCTCGAGCTGGGGTTGGGTCCCTTCCTCGCCAATCCCGCTCAAGAGCGCGGCGTGCCCGAGGAGTTGGTGAAGGGGCTGCTGCGCACGGGAGGGTTCTCCAGCCTCTGGGTGGACTCGGTGTTCCTCGGCGTGCCCGCGCTCGTGCTCGCGCTCACGGGACTGCGGTCGCTGCCTCGGCGTGCCTGGCTCTTCGTCGCGGCGGGCATCGTGCTGCTCCTCCTCGCGATGGGTTCGGCGCTGCCGCTCTATCGGCTGCTCTACGGCGTGCTCCCGCTGTGGCGTCCGTTCCGCTACCCCGAGAAGCTGATGGTCCACGTCTCCCTCGGTGCGGCCCTCTTGGCGGGACTCGGCTGGAAGGCCGTGCTGGAGAATCCCGCGCGCGCACGTTGGGCTGCATGGGCAAGCGGAGCGATGGCGCTCCTCGGCGCGCTCATGGCCGGCGCGGAACAGTGGGCGGGAGCATGGACCACGCTCTGCGTCCGCGCGCGCTGGCCCACCGTCGCGCCCGAGCAACTCACCCACGTCTCGAGCGCGTTCACGAACGCAGCGTGGGTGGCCTGTGCAATCGCCGGGGTCACCGCGCTGCTCGTGCGCGGCCTCGCGGAGTCGAGGGTCCATCGGCTGGCGCTCGCGCTGGTGCAAGGCGCCTCGGTCTTCGTCGCGAACGAGCCGCTCTACATCGTCGGTCCGCCCTCGCTGTTGGAGACACCTCCCGCCTTCGCGGACGTGCTGCGCGCGATTCCCGCGAAGGACGGCGCGCCCCATCACCGCGTGGCCTCGCGCGTGGATCGCCTCAACCTGCCCCGCTTCGACGCCTTCGAGTTCCAAGACAGCGTCGCGCTGATGTCCCGCGCGTCGTTCACCCCCAACACGCCGGCGCTGTGGGAAATCGAGAGCGCGGAGAGCTATCTGCCCGCGGCGAGCGCACGCCTTCAACATCTGGAGGAGGACCTCCCCGCGAGCTTCACCGCGCTCCTGCCGGTGTACGGCGTGGGCTACAGCGTCTACGCGCCCGAGCAGTACCAGCGCCTCGCGACGAAGCCCGGTCCCGTCGTCGCCCGGGATGAAGCCTTTGGGCTCTGGTTGGTCGCGCATCCCAACGCGCTCCCCCGCGTCGCGCTCGTGCGTCCTCGCTGCGTGCTCGATGCCGACGCGGCCTTGCACCTGCTCATGGATCCGCGCTTCCCCATCACCCGCGAGGCGGCGGTCGAGTGCGGCGACGCTCCGCTGGCCCACCCAGAAGGCGCAGAGGGAACCGTCCGCATCGAGCGCTTCGAGCCCGAGCACATCGCGCTCGACGTCTCGGCCACCACCGACGCGGTGGTGCTCGTCAACGACGCGTGGCAGCGCGGCTGGGAGGCGCGACAGGACGGAGTGCCCGTTCCCATCCTGCCGGCGAATGTCGCCGTGCGCGCGATTCCGGTCTCAGCGGGAGCCCACCACGTCGTCCTGCGCTATCGCGCACCCGGCCTGCGCGAGGGCCTCGCGGTGTCGCTCATGACGCTGATGTCCTTGCTGGTGTGGACGGGTTGGCTTCGGGTGCGCCCTCACATGCGACATCGCGTGCGCGCCTGA
- a CDS encoding PAS domain S-box protein: MSADTRLQLLREMMGEAFAVLDAHGRLGELNHRAATLLGLHPDASVGQEPWVAQPALAGTLLHERLMSVLATREPTRFLCELPPGTWLEVSVRPVGGETWVLASDITRRQQAESEATHNDERLRQLGDRFQVALESAEMAVWETNLATGQVFRSEGHDRLYGFPQPLEEWTHEKFLASLHPDDRSEVEAQVTGIFDSDVDSYSSTFRTHWPDGSWHWLNSRAKVIRDATGRVMVVRGAVLDITALKETEAALQDAVRTRDDFLSLASHELRTPLTSLRLQVDMLRRQSTGSPGEPLASPKVVAKLEAAERQLRRLGALVDNLLDVSRMRTGKLDFHFADGDLAAVVSDLAARFADESRQAGVVLEANIESPAPGHFDRLRLEQVVNNLMTNAFRHGKGSPVHVSLTSCDSTLRLMVRDHGPGVPPSERERVFQRFAQGRDSQRAGGLGLGLYIVRQIVEAHGGRVWVEDAPGGGAAFMVELPPGAARE, from the coding sequence ATGTCGGCCGATACGCGGCTTCAGCTCCTGCGCGAGATGATGGGCGAGGCCTTCGCGGTGCTCGACGCCCACGGCCGCCTGGGAGAGCTGAACCACCGCGCCGCCACGCTGCTGGGGCTGCATCCCGATGCCAGCGTGGGACAAGAGCCCTGGGTCGCTCAGCCCGCCCTCGCGGGCACCCTGCTTCACGAGCGATTGATGAGTGTGCTCGCCACGCGGGAGCCCACTCGCTTCTTGTGCGAGCTACCGCCCGGAACGTGGCTGGAGGTCAGTGTTCGTCCCGTGGGCGGGGAAACGTGGGTGCTCGCCAGCGACATCACCCGCCGCCAGCAAGCCGAGTCCGAGGCCACACACAACGACGAGCGGCTGCGGCAGCTGGGCGATCGCTTCCAGGTCGCGCTCGAGTCCGCCGAGATGGCGGTCTGGGAGACGAACCTCGCCACCGGACAGGTGTTTCGTTCCGAGGGGCATGATCGCCTCTACGGCTTCCCCCAGCCGCTCGAGGAATGGACGCACGAGAAATTCCTGGCGTCGCTGCACCCGGATGACCGCTCCGAGGTGGAGGCCCAGGTGACGGGCATCTTCGACAGCGACGTGGACTCCTACTCGTCCACCTTTCGCACCCACTGGCCGGACGGCTCGTGGCACTGGCTCAACAGTCGCGCCAAGGTGATTCGCGACGCGACGGGCCGGGTGATGGTGGTGCGAGGCGCGGTGCTGGACATCACCGCGCTCAAGGAAACGGAGGCCGCGCTCCAGGACGCCGTGCGCACGCGCGACGACTTCCTCTCCCTGGCGAGTCATGAACTGCGCACGCCGCTCACCTCGCTGCGCCTGCAGGTGGACATGCTGCGGCGACAGTCCACGGGCAGCCCCGGCGAGCCGCTCGCGTCTCCCAAGGTGGTGGCGAAGCTGGAGGCGGCCGAGCGACAACTGCGAAGGCTCGGTGCGCTGGTGGACAACCTGCTGGATGTCAGCCGCATGCGCACGGGCAAGCTCGACTTCCACTTCGCGGATGGAGACCTGGCCGCCGTGGTGTCCGACCTGGCGGCGCGGTTCGCGGACGAGTCGCGACAGGCCGGCGTGGTGCTGGAGGCGAACATCGAGTCCCCTGCCCCAGGACATTTTGATCGCCTACGACTGGAGCAGGTGGTCAACAACCTGATGACCAACGCCTTCCGGCACGGCAAGGGGAGCCCCGTGCACGTGTCACTCACCTCCTGCGACAGCACGTTGCGATTGATGGTGCGCGACCATGGTCCGGGCGTTCCTCCTTCAGAGCGCGAGCGCGTCTTCCAGCGCTTCGCACAAGGCCGAGACTCGCAGCGCGCTGGCGGCTTGGGCCTGGGGCTCTACATCGTGCGGCAGATCGTCGAAGCGCACGGTGGGCGCGTCTGGGTCGAAGACGCACCCGGTGGGGGCGCGGCGTTCATGGTGGAGCTGCCGCCTGGCGCCGCCCGAGAATGA
- a CDS encoding TIGR02452 family protein: MGLEDIGEETVRIAKRGSYVALSGQEVSIRDAVSHAVEGTRLYRPGDFESLALPDAPGGGMRIEVTPEKTGEAARRLVEMEGARVLALNFASARNPGGGFLGGAKAQEEDLARCSALYACLVTQPEYYDANREARTLLYTDHVIYSPDVPFFRNESLELLERPFSVSLMTAPAPNAGQALRADAGVGPRLREVLFARALKVLQVAAHQGHRTLVLGAWGCGVFRNNPRDVAEAFAQGLRALPGRFERVVFAVYERGSGGPNQRAFRERFG; encoded by the coding sequence ATGGGACTCGAGGACATCGGCGAAGAGACGGTGCGCATCGCCAAGCGGGGCTCCTACGTGGCGCTGTCCGGCCAGGAGGTGTCCATCCGCGACGCCGTGTCGCACGCCGTCGAGGGGACGCGGCTGTACCGGCCCGGTGACTTCGAGTCCCTCGCGCTGCCCGATGCGCCCGGCGGAGGAATGCGCATCGAGGTGACGCCCGAGAAGACGGGCGAGGCGGCGCGGCGCTTGGTGGAGATGGAGGGCGCGCGAGTGCTCGCGCTCAACTTCGCGTCCGCGCGCAACCCGGGAGGGGGCTTCCTCGGCGGGGCGAAGGCGCAGGAGGAGGACCTGGCGCGCTGCTCGGCCCTCTACGCGTGCCTCGTCACGCAGCCCGAGTACTACGACGCGAACCGCGAGGCGCGCACGCTGCTGTACACGGACCACGTCATCTACTCACCCGACGTGCCGTTCTTCCGCAACGAGTCGCTGGAGCTGTTGGAGCGGCCCTTCTCCGTCTCGCTCATGACCGCGCCCGCGCCCAATGCGGGGCAGGCGCTGCGCGCGGACGCAGGCGTGGGCCCGAGGCTGCGCGAGGTGCTGTTCGCGCGCGCGCTCAAGGTGCTCCAGGTCGCGGCGCATCAAGGGCACCGCACGCTCGTGCTGGGGGCGTGGGGCTGTGGCGTGTTCCGCAACAACCCGCGCGACGTGGCCGAGGCCTTCGCCCAGGGCCTGCGCGCGCTGCCGGGCCGCTTCGAGCGCGTCGTCTTCGCCGTTTATGAGCGGGGCTCGGGAGGGCCCAATCAGCGGGCCTTCCGCGAGCGGTTCGGCTGA
- a CDS encoding M20/M25/M40 family metallo-hydrolase codes for MRRAAVLAVLGLLVASGAGAESPPPSDAARWWSHVEFLASDALEGRATGSEGHRKAAAYVADTLASLGVKPAFPSGYYQEVALRSRRLVEEKSRLSLARDGREKALTLGLDAILVSRTGATGSVDAPLVFVGQGLSMPEAGHDDFAGLDLRGKVAVILVGGGPRDVSGVQRAHHGSWTERAAVLERLGAVGVVMLQNPKYIEVPWERTAAARKNPAMTFAEPALQEGTRLKVQVSVNATRAGVWFEGAPHSYNELVALANDGKPLPKFELPWRLRATLDIATEPVTSVNVVGVLPGTDPVLSREYVIVSAHLDHLGVGEPVRGDRIYNGAMDNASGVAAVLEVARALAQAPVRPRRSVLFALVTGEEKGLLGSRYLAQHPPAPGTSCVADLNLDMFLPLVPFTHVVALGMNESSLIEPLRRVAAERGVKVLADPEPDRLLFVRSDQYSFVREGIPALAFKFGYEPGSTAERLMKQWFPERYHAPSDDVRQPVDQEGAARFVQFLSVLTRAVADGAERPRWNDDSFFRRFATSVSPADAGVR; via the coding sequence ATGCGCCGTGCCGCCGTCCTCGCCGTTCTCGGGCTGTTGGTGGCGTCTGGGGCGGGGGCTGAATCCCCACCGCCGTCCGACGCGGCGCGCTGGTGGTCGCACGTGGAGTTCCTCGCGAGCGATGCGCTGGAGGGCCGCGCCACTGGCAGCGAGGGCCACCGGAAGGCCGCGGCCTATGTGGCGGACACGCTGGCGTCGCTCGGCGTGAAGCCCGCGTTCCCGAGTGGCTACTACCAGGAGGTCGCGCTGCGCTCGCGGCGGCTCGTGGAGGAGAAGTCGCGGCTGTCGCTCGCGCGGGATGGGCGGGAGAAGGCGTTGACGCTGGGCCTGGATGCCATCCTGGTGTCGCGCACGGGGGCGACGGGCTCGGTGGATGCGCCGCTCGTCTTCGTGGGGCAGGGGCTGTCCATGCCCGAGGCGGGGCATGACGACTTCGCCGGCCTGGACCTCCGGGGCAAGGTGGCGGTCATCCTCGTGGGTGGGGGACCGCGGGACGTGTCGGGCGTGCAGCGCGCGCACCATGGCTCGTGGACGGAGCGCGCGGCGGTGCTCGAGCGGCTGGGGGCCGTGGGCGTGGTGATGCTCCAGAACCCGAAGTACATCGAGGTCCCCTGGGAGCGCACCGCGGCGGCCCGAAAGAATCCCGCGATGACCTTCGCCGAGCCCGCGCTGCAGGAGGGGACTCGCCTGAAGGTGCAGGTCAGCGTGAATGCCACGCGGGCCGGCGTGTGGTTCGAGGGGGCGCCACACTCCTACAACGAGTTGGTGGCGCTCGCGAATGATGGCAAGCCGCTGCCGAAGTTCGAGCTGCCCTGGCGCCTGCGAGCCACGCTCGACATTGCGACCGAGCCCGTGACGTCCGTCAACGTGGTGGGCGTGCTGCCCGGCACGGATCCGGTGCTGTCGCGCGAGTACGTCATCGTCTCCGCGCATCTGGATCACCTGGGCGTGGGCGAGCCCGTGCGAGGGGACCGCATCTATAACGGCGCCATGGACAACGCCTCGGGCGTGGCCGCGGTGCTGGAGGTGGCGCGTGCCCTGGCTCAGGCGCCCGTGAGGCCCCGGCGCTCCGTGCTGTTCGCCCTGGTGACGGGTGAGGAGAAGGGGCTCCTTGGGTCGCGCTACCTCGCGCAGCATCCTCCGGCGCCTGGGACGTCGTGCGTAGCGGACTTGAACCTGGACATGTTCCTGCCGCTGGTGCCCTTCACGCATGTGGTGGCGCTGGGCATGAACGAGTCCTCCCTCATCGAGCCGCTGCGTCGGGTGGCCGCGGAGCGGGGCGTGAAGGTGCTCGCGGATCCCGAGCCGGATCGCCTCTTGTTCGTCCGCAGCGATCAGTACTCGTTTGTTCGCGAGGGCATCCCCGCGCTCGCGTTCAAGTTCGGCTACGAGCCGGGCTCGACCGCCGAACGATTGATGAAGCAGTGGTTCCCCGAGCGCTATCACGCGCCCTCGGATGACGTGCGACAGCCGGTGGACCAGGAGGGTGCGGCGCGATTCGTTCAGTTCCTCTCGGTGCTGACGCGCGCCGTAGCGGATGGGGCCGAGCGTCCGCGCTGGAACGACGACAGCTTCTTCCGCCGCTTCGCCACGTCCGTGTCACCGGCGGATGCCGGAGTGCGGTGA
- the mdoH gene encoding glucans biosynthesis glucosyltransferase MdoH, whose translation MQAHSFSPGSTGLRRAWVLGLAGASTLGAAVEMSRLLSAGGTTAPEWVVLALFTPCFAWIALSFWAAVAGFVQLASGRRVPGLRWPDAEREAAPLQSRTAVVMPIHNEDPAAVFAHVQATYESIAATGHIDAFDFYVLSDSTRAEAWVAEELAWSELCRRVGGQGRIFYRRRTDNTGKKAGNLTEFCERWGRRHDFLFVLDADSLMDGATVVRMARLMELNPGAGILQAPPLCVGRSTLFARLQQFAGRVYGPVVAAGAAAWQLGESNYWGHNAILRMAAFIEHCGLPVLPGQQPFGGHILSHDFVEAALMRRAGYTVWLLADMGGSYEQPPPNLLTYAQRDRRWCQGNLQHLSLVLAGGLHPMSRAHFLMGVMSYVASPLWLLFLVAGLVSAAHAWLTQPSRFGSVDAVLASGATFDSPAALRLMAVSLAMLWLPRLLGVALVFARSDVAANMGGRARLLLSVLIEGVLSTLLAPVMMLFQSHFVFGTILGYRVSWSSQQRDDADLPWAEAARRHAVHTAVGVGLGVLLWVFSPGLLAWAAPVVAGLLLSIPLSVFTARASLGLWAEQHGLFLIPEEVAPPAVLARAQVLTEDGAATVEDAVDHVLSDARAHTLHLALLDEQPALSGVAGALASGRRKLLAPVPEPLSAQEKVAVLLDARTLAEARGRRLGQPS comes from the coding sequence GGGAGGGACCACCGCGCCCGAGTGGGTCGTCCTGGCGCTGTTCACCCCGTGCTTCGCGTGGATCGCGCTGTCCTTCTGGGCGGCGGTCGCGGGCTTCGTGCAGTTGGCCTCGGGGCGGCGCGTGCCGGGCTTGCGTTGGCCAGACGCCGAGCGGGAGGCGGCTCCGCTGCAGAGCCGCACCGCGGTGGTGATGCCCATCCACAACGAGGACCCGGCGGCCGTCTTCGCGCACGTGCAGGCCACGTACGAGTCCATCGCGGCGACGGGCCATATCGACGCCTTCGACTTCTATGTGCTGAGCGACTCGACGCGGGCCGAAGCCTGGGTGGCCGAGGAGCTGGCCTGGTCCGAGCTGTGCCGGCGCGTGGGCGGGCAGGGGCGCATCTTCTATCGCCGCCGGACGGACAACACCGGCAAGAAGGCCGGCAACCTGACCGAGTTCTGCGAGCGCTGGGGGCGCCGCCACGACTTCCTGTTCGTCCTCGACGCGGACAGCTTGATGGACGGCGCCACCGTGGTGCGCATGGCGCGGCTGATGGAGCTGAACCCGGGCGCGGGCATCCTGCAGGCGCCGCCCCTGTGCGTGGGGCGCTCCACGTTGTTCGCGCGGCTCCAGCAGTTCGCGGGTCGCGTGTATGGCCCCGTGGTGGCCGCGGGCGCGGCGGCGTGGCAGCTCGGCGAGTCCAACTACTGGGGCCACAACGCCATCCTGCGCATGGCGGCGTTCATCGAGCACTGCGGCCTGCCGGTGCTGCCCGGGCAGCAGCCCTTCGGTGGCCACATCCTGAGCCATGACTTCGTCGAGGCCGCGCTGATGCGCCGCGCGGGCTACACCGTCTGGTTGCTCGCGGACATGGGCGGCAGCTACGAGCAGCCCCCACCCAACCTGCTGACGTACGCGCAGCGAGATCGGCGCTGGTGCCAGGGCAACCTCCAGCACTTGAGCCTGGTGCTCGCGGGCGGACTGCACCCGATGAGTCGGGCGCACTTCCTGATGGGCGTGATGTCCTATGTGGCCTCGCCCTTGTGGCTGCTCTTCCTCGTGGCGGGGCTCGTGTCCGCGGCGCACGCGTGGCTCACGCAGCCCTCGCGGTTCGGGAGCGTGGACGCGGTCCTGGCCAGCGGCGCGACCTTCGACTCACCGGCCGCGCTGCGCTTGATGGCCGTGTCGCTGGCGATGTTGTGGCTGCCTCGGCTGCTCGGGGTCGCGCTGGTGTTCGCGCGCTCGGACGTGGCGGCGAACATGGGCGGGCGGGCACGACTGCTGCTCAGCGTGCTCATCGAAGGCGTGCTGTCCACGCTGCTTGCGCCCGTGATGATGCTGTTCCAGTCGCACTTCGTGTTCGGCACCATCCTGGGCTACCGCGTGTCGTGGTCGAGCCAGCAGCGGGATGACGCGGACCTGCCCTGGGCCGAGGCTGCCCGGCGCCACGCGGTGCACACCGCCGTGGGCGTGGGGCTCGGGGTGCTGCTCTGGGTGTTCTCTCCGGGCTTGCTGGCGTGGGCCGCGCCGGTGGTGGCGGGGCTCCTGCTGTCCATCCCGCTGTCTGTCTTCACCGCGCGCGCGTCGCTGGGGCTGTGGGCCGAGCAGCACGGGCTCTTCCTCATCCCCGAGGAAGTGGCGCCTCCGGCCGTGCTGGCGCGCGCGCAGGTGCTGACCGAGGACGGCGCCGCGACGGTGGAGGATGCCGTGGACCACGTCCTGTCGGACGCTCGGGCCCATACGCTCCACCTGGCCCTCTTGGACGAGCAGCCCGCGTTGTCGGGAGTGGCCGGCGCGCTCGCCTCCGGTCGACGCAAGCTGCTGGCCCCGGTGCCCGAGCCCCTCTCCGCGCAGGAGAAGGTGGCCGTGCTGCTCGATGCGCGTACGCTCGCCGAGGCCCGAGGGCGTAGGCTGGGCCAGCCCTCCTGA